Proteins encoded by one window of Simiduia curdlanivorans:
- the nagZ gene encoding beta-N-acetylhexosaminidase: MALGVVMVDIEGRSLNDEDRQLLAHPQVGGVILFTRNFESLAQLQQLVLSIRECKPNIIIAVDHEGGRVQRFREGFSRIPAMQSFLASFRRDAESTLEEVRQIGWLMASELLACDIDISFAPVLDVDENNCKIIANRSFSPRPDEVVVLAGAFIRGMHEAGMAVTGKHYPGHGSVTGDSHLVQPVDHRPLAQIQHHDLIPFTQLIDQLDALMPAHIVFPEVDHLPVGFSSKWLQEKLRQQLQFDGVIFSDDLSMAGAESAGDFTARAELALAAGCDMVLVCNDRAAALQVVEHLAKQSVLPNKRISRMRMRKRVHWDDLRRDARWQQVVSLLPIEAMV; this comes from the coding sequence ATGGCACTGGGTGTAGTCATGGTGGACATTGAGGGTCGCTCTCTCAATGATGAGGATAGGCAGTTGTTGGCTCATCCGCAGGTAGGAGGGGTCATACTCTTCACGAGAAATTTTGAATCTCTCGCGCAACTACAGCAATTGGTTTTATCCATACGCGAATGCAAACCTAATATTATTATTGCGGTGGATCACGAAGGTGGTCGAGTGCAGCGCTTTCGCGAGGGTTTTTCCCGCATTCCAGCCATGCAAAGTTTTTTAGCGAGTTTTAGGCGAGACGCCGAGTCGACTCTCGAGGAGGTGCGGCAAATTGGCTGGTTGATGGCAAGCGAATTGTTAGCTTGCGATATCGACATAAGCTTTGCGCCAGTGCTCGATGTGGATGAGAATAATTGCAAGATTATTGCAAATCGTTCTTTTTCGCCGCGCCCGGACGAAGTGGTTGTTCTTGCCGGCGCGTTTATTCGGGGTATGCACGAGGCAGGGATGGCCGTTACCGGTAAACACTACCCGGGCCACGGTTCAGTCACGGGTGATAGTCACTTGGTGCAGCCCGTGGATCATCGGCCCTTAGCGCAAATACAGCACCACGACCTTATCCCTTTTACTCAACTGATTGATCAGTTAGATGCATTAATGCCGGCGCACATTGTGTTTCCAGAAGTTGATCATTTGCCGGTGGGCTTTTCAAGCAAGTGGCTGCAGGAAAAATTGCGCCAGCAATTGCAATTCGACGGCGTCATTTTTAGCGACGATTTATCCATGGCTGGTGCCGAAAGTGCAGGTGACTTCACTGCTCGAGCAGAGCTCGCCCTGGCCGCCGGGTGCGATATGGTGTTGGTATGCAATGATCGCGCTGCCGCGCTGCAGGTGGTCGAACATTTGGCCAAGCAATCGGTGTTGCCAAACAAGCGTATTTCACGCATGAGAATGCGCAAACGCGTGCATTGGGATGATTTACGTCGTGATGCTCGCTGGCAGCAGGTGGTCAGCTTATTACCTATTGAAGCAATGGTTTAA
- a CDS encoding mechanosensitive ion channel family protein, which translates to MESFLAAVSSLVSSESAWMVQVFSIVIITLLVAFVVRRVLRKLVRLAGATKSVWDDALYLSAQKPLEWVFWLVGLSWAAEIVQNTSDSDIFDLVAPVREAGIIVLLTWFVVGFIKRAEHNLMDPEFMDAPVDETTVMALGKLLRLSVIITAVLVGLQTFGYSISGVLAFGGIGGIAVGFAAKDLLANFFGGLMIYLDRPFAVGDWVRSPDKTIEGTVEHIGWRLTRIRTFDKRPLYVPNAVFTQIAVENPSRMLNRRIYETVGIRYDDADHMDAIVRDVEAMLRAHPDIDTNQTLIVNFNTFAPSSLDFFIYTFTKTINWVEFHKIKQDILLKVLEIVRAHGAQCAFPTTTLHVPETVACELRSDAGAQAK; encoded by the coding sequence ATGGAAAGTTTTTTAGCAGCTGTTAGCAGTCTAGTGTCCAGTGAAAGCGCTTGGATGGTTCAGGTGTTTTCCATCGTTATTATTACGCTACTGGTTGCATTTGTGGTGCGGCGTGTGTTGCGAAAGCTGGTGCGATTAGCCGGTGCCACGAAAAGTGTATGGGACGACGCATTGTATCTATCGGCGCAAAAACCGCTCGAATGGGTGTTCTGGCTGGTGGGTTTAAGTTGGGCTGCCGAAATAGTGCAGAACACCTCTGATTCCGATATTTTTGATTTGGTTGCACCGGTGCGCGAGGCCGGCATTATTGTGCTGTTAACGTGGTTTGTGGTCGGCTTTATCAAGCGCGCCGAGCACAATTTAATGGACCCTGAGTTCATGGATGCCCCGGTCGACGAAACCACCGTTATGGCGCTGGGTAAGTTGCTGCGGCTCTCGGTAATCATCACGGCGGTTCTAGTCGGCCTGCAGACCTTTGGCTATAGCATCTCTGGCGTGCTTGCATTTGGCGGCATTGGTGGTATTGCTGTAGGCTTTGCCGCTAAAGATTTGTTGGCCAATTTTTTCGGCGGCTTAATGATCTATTTAGATAGGCCTTTCGCCGTCGGTGACTGGGTCAGATCACCGGATAAAACCATTGAGGGTACGGTTGAGCATATTGGCTGGCGTTTAACCCGTATTCGCACCTTTGATAAGCGCCCGCTTTATGTCCCCAACGCCGTATTTACTCAAATTGCGGTAGAAAACCCGTCCAGAATGTTGAACCGCCGCATCTATGAAACGGTGGGTATTCGCTATGACGATGCCGACCACATGGATGCTATTGTCAGAGATGTAGAGGCGATGTTGCGTGCGCACCCCGATATTGATACCAACCAAACCCTAATCGTTAATTTCAATACTTTCGCGCCGTCCTCACTTGATTTCTTTATTTATACCTTTACCAAAACCATCAATTGGGTAGAGTTCCATAAAATAAAACAGGATATCCTACTGAAAGTTTTAGAGATTGTTCGCGCCCACGGCGCTCAGTGCGCTTTCCCAACCACGACCTTACATGTGCCAGAAACAGTTGCCTGTGAGCTAAGGTCTGATGCGGGCGCGCAAGCTAAGTGA